A section of the Bryobacteraceae bacterium genome encodes:
- a CDS encoding homoserine O-acetyltransferase has protein sequence MRFGLAVLLAAAALGQPPLQFADLRDLRLANGRTVPSCRIGYRTYGTLDAARSNAVLFPTWFTGKSEQLDALVGPNRLVDPARHFVITVDALGNGVSCSPSNTGEALRDLSIADMVEAERRLVSERLGLKRLHAVIGISMGGMQTFEWITAHPEMMRAAVPIVGSPRLSASDILLWSAELRAIEALEQAGRDPREAMPAVRLMHEFALTSPAWIHANRPREGLDAFLRQLEADARKGMDPRDYAAQLRAMLGHDVTRRFGGSMEKAGAAVQARVLVVASAQDHMVNPLPALEMAALAGFDVLRLDTDCGHLATRCADARIAAAVREFLASAH, from the coding sequence ATGAGATTCGGGCTTGCCGTTCTTCTGGCGGCGGCCGCCCTCGGCCAGCCGCCCCTTCAGTTTGCCGACCTGCGGGACCTGCGCCTGGCCAACGGCCGGACGGTACCCTCATGCCGGATCGGCTATCGCACGTATGGAACCCTCGACGCAGCCAGGTCAAACGCCGTCCTGTTCCCCACCTGGTTTACGGGCAAAAGCGAACAACTGGACGCTCTGGTGGGTCCCAACCGGCTGGTTGATCCCGCCCGCCACTTCGTGATCACGGTGGACGCCCTCGGCAACGGCGTCAGTTGCTCGCCTTCCAACACCGGCGAAGCGCTGCGCGATCTCTCCATCGCCGACATGGTGGAGGCCGAGCGCCGGCTGGTGAGCGAACGCCTCGGCCTGAAGCGCCTTCACGCCGTCATCGGCATCTCGATGGGCGGCATGCAGACGTTTGAATGGATCACCGCGCATCCGGAGATGATGCGCGCCGCCGTGCCGATTGTCGGCTCGCCGCGGCTGAGCGCCTCCGACATCCTGCTCTGGAGCGCCGAGCTGCGTGCCATCGAGGCCCTGGAACAGGCTGGACGCGATCCGCGCGAGGCCATGCCGGCCGTGCGCCTGATGCACGAATTCGCTCTCACCTCGCCCGCCTGGATCCACGCAAACCGCCCGCGCGAGGGCCTGGACGCGTTCCTCCGCCAGCTGGAAGCCGACGCGCGCAAGGGCATGGATCCGCGCGACTATGCAGCCCAGTTGCGCGCGATGCTCGGCCACGACGTGACGCGGCGCTTTGGCGGCTCGATGGAAAAGGCGGGCGCGGCCGTACAGGCGCGGGTGCTGGTGGTGGCCTCGGCGCAGGACCACATGGTGAACCCGCTGCCGGCCCTCGAAATGGCCGCTCTGGCGGGCTTCGACGTGCTGCGGCTCGACACCGACTGCGGCCATCTCGCCACGCGCTGCGCCGACGCGCGCATCGCCGCCGCCGTGCGCGAGTTCCTTGCCTCCGCCCATTGA
- a CDS encoding SSS sodium solute transporter, translating into MQQAASRLISLGGIDIAIIAIYFAMVLGIGFYLKGRSGTGEDFFLAGREMTAWIAGLSFLAANLGSLELMGWAAAAYQYGILATHWYWVGAIPAMLFLGVVMMPFYYISKTHSVPGYLKLRFGEPARALSAITFGFMTVLMSGINMYSMALVMKVVLGWDINFSIWVSSLTVAIYVALGGLRSAIFNEVLQFILIWAGALVIPIVGLIEAGGWDGMVARIQTNFPGQDYTHLWRTMGSFTDNPMGIHWTGIVFGLGWVISFGYWTTDFLVVQRVLAAKDLRAAKLAPVIGAAFKMMVPFIVILPGLLGLAVLPIRLQPEDVAVSAGGHSYNEVLPLMLARYAGPGLLGLGITALIAGFMSGMAGNVSAFATVWTYDIYRALWKKEAPDAHYVSMGRWCTILGVLVSIGTAYLVMQFKSIMDYVQALFSFFIAPLFGTVLLGMLWKRATPAGGFWGLLAGTLSSIAMWAWVKMDPSALRYIALSPHAKDMAENMYRALWSWIICVVVTVVVSYLTRPLPESALRGLVYGCTDVPHERDMPLWQRPIFWAGVVGGVFLLLQIIFW; encoded by the coding sequence ATGCAGCAGGCAGCCAGCAGACTCATCAGCCTTGGCGGGATCGACATTGCGATCATCGCCATCTACTTCGCGATGGTGCTGGGCATCGGCTTCTATCTGAAGGGCCGGTCCGGCACGGGCGAGGATTTCTTCCTCGCCGGGCGGGAAATGACGGCATGGATCGCCGGCCTCAGCTTCCTCGCGGCCAATCTGGGCTCGCTCGAACTCATGGGCTGGGCGGCGGCGGCCTATCAGTACGGCATTCTCGCCACGCACTGGTACTGGGTGGGCGCCATTCCGGCGATGCTCTTCCTCGGCGTCGTGATGATGCCCTTCTACTACATCTCGAAGACTCACTCCGTCCCCGGATATCTGAAGCTCCGCTTCGGCGAGCCGGCCCGCGCGCTGTCGGCCATCACCTTCGGCTTCATGACGGTGCTGATGAGCGGCATCAATATGTACTCGATGGCCCTGGTGATGAAAGTCGTTCTCGGCTGGGACATCAACTTTTCCATCTGGGTGAGCTCGCTCACGGTGGCCATCTATGTGGCCCTCGGCGGCCTGAGGTCGGCCATCTTCAATGAAGTGCTCCAGTTCATTCTCATCTGGGCCGGCGCGCTGGTCATTCCGATCGTCGGCCTGATCGAAGCCGGGGGCTGGGACGGCATGGTGGCCCGCATCCAGACCAACTTTCCGGGACAGGACTACACGCATCTGTGGCGCACAATGGGCAGCTTCACCGACAACCCGATGGGCATCCACTGGACGGGCATCGTCTTCGGGCTTGGCTGGGTGATCAGCTTCGGCTACTGGACCACGGATTTCCTCGTCGTCCAGCGCGTGCTGGCGGCCAAGGATCTGCGCGCGGCCAAGCTGGCGCCGGTCATCGGCGCGGCATTCAAGATGATGGTGCCGTTCATCGTGATCCTGCCCGGGCTGCTGGGGCTGGCGGTGCTGCCCATCCGTCTACAGCCGGAAGACGTCGCCGTCTCGGCCGGCGGGCACAGCTACAACGAGGTGCTGCCGCTGATGCTGGCCCGCTACGCCGGCCCGGGGCTGCTCGGATTGGGCATCACCGCGCTGATCGCCGGCTTCATGAGCGGCATGGCCGGCAACGTGAGCGCCTTCGCCACCGTGTGGACGTACGACATCTATCGCGCGCTGTGGAAGAAGGAGGCCCCGGACGCGCACTATGTGTCCATGGGCCGCTGGTGCACCATCCTCGGCGTGCTCGTCTCCATCGGCACGGCCTACCTGGTCATGCAGTTCAAGTCCATCATGGATTACGTCCAGGCGTTGTTCAGCTTCTTCATCGCGCCGCTGTTCGGCACGGTGCTGCTCGGCATGCTATGGAAGCGCGCTACCCCGGCCGGCGGCTTCTGGGGGCTGCTCGCCGGGACGCTGTCGAGCATCGCCATGTGGGCCTGGGTCAAGATGGATCCCTCCGCCTTGCGCTACATCGCCCTCTCGCCGCATGCGAAGGACATGGCCGAGAACATGTACCGCGCTCTGTGGAGCTGGATCATCTGCGTCGTGGTCACCGTGGTGGTGAGCTATCTGACCAGGCCGCTGCCTGAAAGCGCCCTGCGCGGGCTTGTCTACGGCTGCACCGACGTGCCGCACGAACGCGACATGCCCCTCTGGCAGCGGCCCATCTTCTGGGCCGGAGTCGTCGGCGGCGTGTTCCTGCTGCTTCAGATCATTTTCTGGTAG
- the rpsL gene encoding 30S ribosomal protein S12 → MPTFNQLVRKGRKPPRYKTASPALQGCPQKRGVCTRVYTTTPKKPNSALRKVARVRLTNGIEVTTYIPGVGHNLQEHSIVLIRGGRVKDLPGVRYHVIRGALDAAGVAGRMQGRSKYGAKRPKAGAPAKK, encoded by the coding sequence GTGCCGACATTCAATCAGCTGGTTCGCAAGGGAAGAAAGCCGCCGCGCTACAAGACGGCGAGCCCGGCTTTGCAGGGCTGCCCCCAGAAGCGGGGCGTTTGCACGCGTGTGTACACGACCACGCCGAAGAAGCCGAACTCGGCGCTGCGCAAGGTGGCCCGCGTGCGGCTGACCAACGGGATTGAGGTGACCACGTACATCCCGGGCGTCGGCCACAACCTCCAGGAGCACTCGATTGTGCTGATCCGCGGCGGCCGTGTGAAGGACCTGCCCGGCGTGCGCTATCACGTCATCCGCGGCGCCCTGGATGCGGCCGGCGTGGCGGGGCGCATGCAGGGGCGTTCCAAGTACGGGGCGAAGCGGCCCAAGGCCGGCGCGCCCGCCAAGAAGTAA
- the araD gene encoding L-ribulose-5-phosphate 4-epimerase, which yields MRIPALREEVLEANLEIVRRGLVLYTFGNASGYDPAEGLVAIKPSGVPFEKLRPEDMVVTDLEGRIVEGTLRPSSDLDTHLEIYRNFRGVRGVVHTHSTYATAFAQARREIPCLGTTHADYFHGPVPVTEPLSEEEIRTGYELNTGRAIVRRFAALDPLTQPGVLVASHGPFAWGRSPSQAAMHAVLLEEIARMAALTLALRPDAAPIASPLHDEHFLRKHGPQARYGQG from the coding sequence ATGCGGATACCTGCCCTGCGAGAGGAAGTGCTGGAGGCCAACCTTGAGATCGTCCGGCGCGGGCTGGTGCTTTACACGTTCGGCAATGCCAGCGGCTACGACCCGGCCGAGGGCCTGGTGGCGATCAAGCCCAGCGGAGTGCCTTTCGAGAAGCTCCGTCCGGAAGACATGGTGGTGACCGACCTCGAGGGCAGGATCGTGGAAGGCACGCTGCGGCCCTCTTCCGACCTCGACACGCACCTTGAGATCTACCGCAATTTCCGCGGCGTGCGCGGCGTCGTGCACACGCACTCGACCTACGCCACCGCCTTCGCGCAGGCGCGGCGCGAAATTCCTTGTCTGGGGACGACCCACGCCGACTATTTTCACGGGCCGGTGCCGGTGACCGAGCCGCTCAGCGAGGAGGAAATCCGCACGGGATACGAGCTCAACACCGGGCGGGCGATCGTGCGCCGGTTTGCGGCGCTGGATCCGCTGACGCAGCCCGGGGTGTTGGTGGCCTCGCACGGGCCGTTTGCCTGGGGCCGGAGCCCGTCGCAGGCGGCGATGCACGCGGTGCTGCTCGAAGAGATCGCACGGATGGCGGCGCTGACGCTCGCGCTCAGGCCGGACGCCGCGCCGATCGCGAGTCCGCTGCACGACGAGCACTTCCTGCGCAAGCACGGGCCGCAGGCGCGCTACGGGCAGGGCTGA